The following proteins come from a genomic window of Nostoc sp. ATCC 53789:
- a CDS encoding CHASE2 domain-containing protein, protein MGKLVVLKFGEGSFEQGFAVTLQIGEEHERAATEITGKLPSFPEMPLYYSHWQSSYRQIGNRYRLHADKMQVTNVSMIQDCENTSRILRARFNTWLRAEEFRPLREKWLERLSSEEEVRVILQTENSQLQLLPWHLWELLERYPKAEIALSSPSYDRIHKPRTKNPLVNILAIVGNSQGIDTEADQALLQQCDNAEVCFLVEPQRKELTEHLWGKNWDILFFAGHSSSNKNGESGRIYLNKTDSLTIGELKYALKKAIENGLQLAIFNSCDGLGLARELADLQIPQIIVMREPVPDQVAKEFLKYFLQGFAGGESLYQAVRQARERLQGLEDRFPCATWLPMICQNPAQIPPTWDELRSPTKPKDTPNLVLSTKRRLATTLLSSLAITGLVFAVRCVGWLESVEIPAFDQMMRSRPAEPQDSRLLVIAIDDDDLAIQRQNGESLIGASISEKSLNKVLAKLNKYQPRAIGLDIYRDFQAKQPDLITRLQKTQNLVGVCKGSDSTANITGIKPAPEIPTTNLGFSDFIHDSDGVIRRHLLFMNQEPTSLCPATFAFSLQLASLYLRPSGIQPKFTPEGNLQLGKTIFPNLKSRTGGYHDIDANGGQILLNYRSPKQIVQQVKLTQFLASPINPSAIKDRIVLIGVTARGDSPDTWPTPYGAPLDEQMPGVLVQAHMISQILSAVQDGRPLLRVWSLWVEVAWIWVWSLVGGVLAWRKLSLPWLALAVSITSGVLYIVCFGFLISGAWVPFIPSILSLVATVSLLSIYNSATKVQVENGQ, encoded by the coding sequence ATGGGTAAGTTAGTGGTTCTGAAGTTCGGAGAGGGTAGTTTTGAGCAGGGATTTGCTGTCACCCTCCAAATTGGTGAAGAACATGAGCGGGCGGCAACAGAAATCACGGGGAAACTACCTTCATTTCCCGAAATGCCGCTTTATTATAGTCATTGGCAGTCTAGTTATCGGCAGATAGGCAATCGTTATCGTCTCCATGCTGACAAAATGCAGGTGACGAATGTCTCTATGATTCAAGACTGCGAAAACACTTCCCGTATCTTACGGGCCCGCTTTAATACCTGGTTGCGAGCAGAAGAATTTCGCCCTTTAAGGGAAAAATGGTTAGAAAGATTGTCGTCCGAAGAAGAAGTACGAGTAATTTTACAAACAGAAAATAGCCAATTACAGCTATTGCCTTGGCATCTGTGGGAGTTGTTAGAACGCTACCCCAAGGCTGAAATCGCTCTTTCTTCACCATCCTACGATCGCATTCACAAGCCACGCACAAAAAATCCATTAGTCAATATTTTGGCAATTGTGGGCAATAGTCAGGGGATTGATACTGAGGCCGATCAAGCTTTACTCCAACAGTGTGATAACGCAGAAGTCTGCTTTTTGGTCGAACCACAACGTAAAGAATTAACCGAGCATCTTTGGGGAAAAAACTGGGATATTCTCTTCTTTGCTGGGCACAGTTCCAGTAACAAAAATGGAGAAAGTGGACGAATTTACCTGAATAAGACTGATAGTCTGACCATTGGCGAATTAAAATATGCTCTGAAGAAAGCCATTGAGAACGGCTTGCAACTAGCTATCTTCAACTCCTGTGATGGATTAGGATTAGCGCGAGAATTGGCTGATTTGCAAATTCCTCAAATAATCGTCATGCGTGAACCAGTCCCAGACCAGGTTGCAAAGGAATTTTTAAAGTATTTTCTCCAAGGCTTTGCTGGTGGCGAGTCTTTATATCAAGCGGTACGCCAAGCACGGGAACGATTGCAAGGACTTGAGGATCGATTTCCCTGTGCAACTTGGCTACCAATGATTTGCCAAAATCCAGCGCAGATACCACCCACTTGGGATGAATTAAGGTCTCCAACAAAACCTAAAGATACACCGAATCTAGTTTTGTCTACCAAACGCAGATTGGCAACAACTTTGTTATCCAGTTTAGCGATTACAGGCTTGGTTTTTGCGGTGAGATGCGTAGGATGGCTAGAAAGTGTAGAAATTCCCGCCTTTGACCAGATGATGCGATCGCGCCCTGCGGAGCCACAAGATTCGCGTCTGCTGGTAATTGCAATTGATGATGACGATCTGGCAATTCAGCGACAAAATGGTGAGTCATTGATTGGAGCTTCCATTTCCGAAAAATCTCTTAACAAAGTATTGGCAAAACTGAATAAATATCAACCCCGCGCGATCGGCTTGGATATTTACCGTGATTTTCAAGCCAAACAACCAGATTTAATTACTCGTCTTCAAAAAACTCAGAATTTGGTTGGCGTATGTAAAGGAAGTGATAGCACAGCAAACATCACTGGTATTAAGCCAGCACCAGAAATCCCCACAACAAATCTGGGATTCAGTGACTTTATTCACGATTCTGATGGAGTTATCCGTCGCCATCTCCTGTTCATGAATCAGGAGCCGACATCGTTGTGTCCTGCTACCTTTGCATTCAGTCTACAACTAGCTTCCTTGTATCTGCGTCCTTCAGGAATTCAGCCAAAGTTCACCCCTGAAGGGAATTTGCAACTCGGTAAAACTATTTTTCCGAATCTGAAGTCTCGCACTGGCGGCTATCACGATATTGATGCTAATGGCGGTCAAATCTTACTTAACTACCGTTCTCCAAAACAGATAGTCCAACAGGTGAAACTTACCCAATTTTTAGCTAGTCCAATTAACCCCAGTGCTATTAAAGACAGAATTGTTTTGATTGGTGTGACAGCAAGGGGGGATTCTCCAGACACTTGGCCTACACCATACGGGGCTCCTTTAGATGAGCAAATGCCAGGAGTGTTAGTACAAGCCCACATGATCAGCCAGATCCTCAGTGCTGTGCAGGATGGGCGACCATTGCTGCGGGTTTGGTCGCTGTGGGTTGAGGTGGCCTGGATTTGGGTTTGGTCTTTGGTAGGAGGAGTTTTGGCTTGGCGAAAGCTTTCCTTACCTTGGTTGGCATTGGCAGTTAGCATTACCTCTGGTGTTCTCTATATAGTTTGCTTTGGTTTTTTAATTTCGGGTGCATGGGTGCCATTTATCCCGTCCATTTTGTCGCTAGTAGCCACGGTTAGCCTGCTGTCAATTTATAATTCAGCAACAAAAGTGCAGGTAGAGAATGGGCAATAG
- a CDS encoding IS66 family transposase: MEKNLPLKLDTETLKQLEKEQLVEMLMEQAKAIEQLKSRVIELESVIEKLKVSRDLDSTTSSKPPSADILKKTEKKLEDEAGESETPKRKPGGQPGHRGKTRKGFGRVDRFEILRPQVCFCCGQKEFSNEPIKIETQQVAQLVERPIEIVEYQRHTCICSECGSKQTADWSPEIVPGQDIGIRLQAFLGWINNYGHLPYEKQQELLWELGEIEIGVGTLVATNERIDGAVAQSIDNLKEWIKQTQPNIHSDETPWVIKGVKEWLWIFANTDFALFHAADTRSRAELEAILGSSYSGVLSSDDFSAYNGYPVKAQQKCQAHLRRHFKKLILIPGLNNKEIGSAFVSLIDEGFKNYALFQQTKNIDEFWSWASEFKIKVESSIHSWIDKAGGEAGKLLRSLRNKAHQWWYFLDHPDIPPDNNLAERTLRLAVTKRKVSGGSRSMKRFQDTANLLTVIQTCRRQGRSVIEFFDQAIKAMVNSSVQTPSLIPLV, from the coding sequence ATGGAAAAAAACCTGCCACTAAAACTAGACACTGAAACCCTAAAACAGTTGGAGAAAGAGCAACTGGTAGAGATGCTTATGGAGCAGGCAAAAGCTATAGAACAGCTAAAATCCAGAGTAATAGAACTAGAATCTGTAATAGAGAAACTCAAAGTTAGTAGAGACTTAGACAGCACAACATCATCAAAACCACCGTCGGCAGACATCCTCAAAAAAACCGAGAAAAAACTTGAAGATGAAGCAGGGGAGAGTGAAACGCCAAAACGGAAACCAGGAGGACAGCCAGGACATCGGGGAAAAACGAGAAAGGGTTTTGGGAGAGTAGATAGGTTTGAGATATTAAGACCGCAAGTGTGTTTTTGTTGTGGTCAAAAGGAATTCAGTAACGAACCAATAAAAATAGAAACCCAGCAAGTAGCACAGTTGGTAGAAAGACCTATCGAAATCGTAGAATATCAAAGACATACCTGTATTTGCAGCGAGTGTGGGTCAAAACAAACAGCAGACTGGTCGCCAGAAATAGTACCGGGACAAGATATAGGAATCAGACTGCAAGCTTTCTTGGGATGGATAAATAATTACGGGCATTTACCATACGAGAAACAACAAGAATTGTTGTGGGAACTGGGTGAAATAGAAATTGGAGTCGGGACTTTAGTAGCCACAAATGAACGAATAGATGGTGCCGTAGCTCAAAGTATTGACAACCTTAAAGAGTGGATAAAACAAACCCAGCCGAATATCCATTCGGATGAAACACCTTGGGTAATCAAAGGGGTAAAAGAATGGTTATGGATTTTTGCCAATACCGATTTCGCTTTATTTCATGCGGCTGATACTCGTTCTCGCGCCGAATTAGAGGCAATTTTGGGTTCAAGTTACTCTGGTGTACTCAGTTCTGATGACTTTAGTGCTTATAACGGTTATCCGGTGAAAGCCCAACAGAAATGTCAGGCGCATTTACGCCGTCACTTCAAGAAACTCATCTTAATTCCTGGCTTGAATAACAAAGAGATTGGGTCAGCATTTGTCAGCCTGATAGATGAAGGTTTTAAAAACTATGCTCTCTTCCAACAAACTAAAAACATTGATGAGTTCTGGAGTTGGGCATCCGAGTTTAAAATAAAAGTTGAATCTTCCATTCATTCATGGATTGATAAAGCTGGAGGAGAAGCTGGTAAACTTTTACGCTCCTTACGTAATAAAGCTCATCAATGGTGGTATTTCTTAGACCACCCGGACATACCCCCTGATAATAATTTAGCAGAACGAACATTACGTTTAGCAGTCACAAAACGAAAAGTCAGTGGTGGTTCTCGTTCTATGAAGCGATTCCAAGATACTGCTAATTTATTGACTGTTATACAAACTTGTCGCCGTCAAGGACGCTCTGTAATTGAGTTTTTTGACCAAGCTATCAAAGCGATGGTTAACTCTTCTGTGCAGACCCCTTCTTTAATTCCTCTCGTTTAG
- a CDS encoding DUF928 domain-containing protein: MPYTKDFPYAVEFVLQDQDSNEIYKKPIVLPEKAGVISVSLPTTSPGLALNKQYRWFFTISCNEEKNSPPTYVEGVIQRVELNPAVVKELETTELLKRYVIYAQNGIWYDALNTLAQLRQKNPKDAKLQTEWQNLLGSINLDDIAAEPIFWEQP; the protein is encoded by the coding sequence GTGCCATATACTAAAGATTTTCCTTATGCAGTTGAATTTGTGCTGCAAGATCAAGACTCTAACGAGATTTATAAAAAACCGATCGTTCTACCAGAGAAAGCAGGAGTCATCAGTGTGTCTCTACCTACCACTTCTCCTGGCTTGGCACTAAACAAACAATATCGCTGGTTTTTCACCATTAGCTGTAACGAGGAAAAGAATTCCCCCCCGACTTACGTCGAAGGGGTAATACAAAGAGTAGAACTCAATCCCGCCGTAGTTAAAGAGCTAGAAACGACAGAACTTTTGAAGCGCTATGTTATCTATGCCCAAAACGGGATATGGTACGACGCACTTAACACACTGGCTCAACTGCGCCAGAAAAATCCTAAAGATGCAAAATTACAAACAGAGTGGCAGAATTTGTTAGGCAGCATCAATTTAGATGATATTGCAGCAGAACCGATTTTTTGGGAGCAACCTTAG
- a CDS encoding AI-2E family transporter — translation MNLGQWIGLIAIVLSLYILWQIREVLLLMFAAVVLATTLNRLAKRFQRFGMKRGFAVLLAVAIFFAGIVGFFWLIVPPFAQQFQELTYQVPKGFGRFNSWLDALRTRIPDQLVPYIPDINSLIQQVQPFANRLLGNSFAFVSGSLEVVLKILLVLVLTGMMLADPLAYRKVFVRLFPSFYRRRVDGILDKCEVSLEGWITGAFIAIFVVGLMSLIGLSILHVKAALALAVLAGFFNLIPNLGPTMSVIPAMAIAFLDEPWKAIAVLILYFIIQQVESNFITPIVMAQQVSLLPAITLIAQLFFVTFFGFLGLFLALPLTVVAKIWLQEVLIKDVLDEWGNNHRKETEFVMVSESPEVEDYWTADSPDVNRKKGIDDDILQKED, via the coding sequence GTGAACCTCGGTCAATGGATCGGCTTAATCGCCATAGTTCTTTCTTTATACATCCTGTGGCAAATTCGGGAAGTGCTTTTGCTCATGTTTGCCGCAGTTGTGTTAGCCACAACTTTGAATCGGCTAGCAAAACGCTTTCAACGCTTTGGGATGAAGCGTGGATTCGCCGTTCTCCTGGCAGTAGCGATCTTTTTCGCAGGCATTGTGGGTTTTTTCTGGCTTATTGTCCCACCATTTGCACAGCAGTTTCAAGAACTAACCTATCAGGTTCCTAAAGGGTTTGGGCGCTTTAATAGTTGGCTTGATGCTCTGAGAACTCGTATTCCTGACCAGCTAGTTCCTTATATCCCAGATATCAATAGTCTCATCCAACAAGTACAGCCCTTCGCCAATCGATTACTGGGAAACTCCTTTGCTTTTGTATCTGGCTCTTTAGAAGTCGTCCTCAAGATTTTGCTAGTGTTGGTTTTAACAGGAATGATGTTAGCCGATCCCCTGGCCTACCGGAAAGTATTTGTGCGGCTTTTCCCCTCATTTTATCGGCGACGGGTAGATGGGATTTTAGATAAATGTGAAGTCTCTTTGGAAGGATGGATTACAGGCGCTTTCATTGCCATCTTTGTAGTAGGGCTGATGAGTCTCATTGGCTTATCAATTTTGCATGTCAAGGCAGCACTAGCTTTAGCGGTTTTAGCGGGATTTTTTAACTTGATTCCCAACCTGGGCCCAACAATGAGTGTAATCCCAGCAATGGCGATCGCTTTCTTAGATGAACCTTGGAAAGCGATCGCTGTCTTGATCCTCTACTTTATCATTCAACAGGTTGAGAGTAATTTCATCACACCCATTGTGATGGCACAGCAAGTTTCGTTGCTGCCCGCCATAACCTTAATTGCCCAACTATTTTTCGTAACTTTCTTTGGCTTTTTAGGACTATTTCTAGCACTACCCCTGACTGTTGTGGCTAAGATTTGGTTGCAAGAAGTGTTAATTAAAGATGTTTTAGATGAATGGGGAAATAACCATAGAAAAGAGACTGAGTTTGTGATGGTTTCTGAATCTCCTGAAGTAGAGGACTATTGGACAGCAGATAGTCCTGATGTTAATCGGAAGAAAGGGATTGATGATGATATTTTACAAAAAGAAGATTAA